Part of the Paenibacillus guangzhouensis genome is shown below.
GCTGACAGTAGCGCAATCGCGAGGATCCCGAGCGCATGAATCATATGGTAATGAACGCCTGTCTCATATGTATTGAGCTGTGATGCCGTCAATATGGATTTCAAGCCATGAGCACCAAACGCGCCCAGAGCAACGGCAACAAGTAAATTTAGACTGCCGATCACGACGTACTTACGTAACATGGTCGAATCTCCTTTTCTGCTTTCCATATTTTAAACTTAGCTTAACCTCCTCTATCATAATAAAAAACGTCGTAATTTTCCATATCCTCCACGAAAACGACAATGATTCGATCCGTCCTTATCCACGCTCGCTGAATGCGGTCACATATCGTTCGTGCTTCTGAATATATTAGATTAACAGGCAATCAAGCACGCGTACGATTTTTTTGGGGAGGGGTTCCTGTATGGATAGAATGGATCAAGTGATGTCCATCGTATCGCGAGAAGACTGGTCTTTGCATCGAAAAGGGTTTCAAGATCAATCCCGCCATCAGCAAAAAGTACGTGACGCGATTAAACAGAATTTGCCCGATCTCGTCACCGAAGAGAACATTATCATGTCAGACGGCAAACAAATCATTAAAGTCCCGATCCGCAGTCTGGATGAGTTCCGCTTTATCTATAACTACAATAAGAAGAAGCATGTCGGTCAAGGGGATGGGGACAGTCAAGTCGGCGACGTGCTTGGCACCGATCCGAAGAGCGGCCCAGGCAAAGGGGACAAAGCCGGCGACCAGCCCGGCCAGGACCTCGTAGAGGCTGAAGTCAGCATCGAAGAGCTGGAGACGATGTTATTCGAAGAACTCGAGCTTCCTAATCTGCAGCAGAAAGACAAAGATCAACTCGAGACAACCGAAATTCGATTCAATGATATTCGCAAGACCGGCATCATGTCCAACATCGATAAGAAGCGTACAATTCTAGAAAATTTACGGCGCAATGCGACGGCAGGCGATCCCGGTATCCACGGCATTTCACCGGAAGACCTTCGTTACAAGACGTGGGAAGAAATCGTGACGCCGCACTCCAATGCCGTAATCATTGCGATGATGGATACCTCCGGTTCCATGGGGTTCTCATAATGAACTATAGAATACTCCCCCTTCTCTTATTGATAGCGATTGCATATCAGCGAAGAGACAGTTCGAATATCAGATAAGAAGATTTTACTTCATCGGGCTTATCGCAGTCGGTTCCATTGGCTCGTGTACTTCACAACCGTCACACAGACTGTACAGAACCGTTACTTTGTACGCATCAATCTCGTCAATGATTTCATTACACTGTTTACAGAGAACAACACCAAACTTTAAGCTGTCGCCATGGGTTGGCATTCACTTTCACTCCTTCATGTAATGGTTAAAATCGAACTTCTCTAGAAGCATATGCGCAAGCGATGTCGTACCATTCCACATCCCCCTACAAAAAAGGTAATTTTTGGATCCGAATTAAAAACAAAGAAGCCTGCACCAAGAACCATAAGGTTCTGCCAATGCAGGCAGTTATCATCGAATTCCATGGATTCTGTTATACGCAGCTCTTCATCGCGACATTGGAGGCGTGGTAGACAGGCAGCAGCAAATATTCCTCTGCAATTTCCTCATGGTCAATGACCATCCCCGGCTTCTTCATATAACCGATCCCTCTTCCAAAAAGAATGGACTTTGTCCCCGCTGAACTACTTACAATCACGGTATTATGGGATAAAATCTGAGTAATTTTACGATCCGACATCGTCATCCCTCCAAAAAAGTGGTCGTCATTCCCCTTCTCCATGTGAACGCGTTAGCCTTGCTGCAGCGCCTGTAAGCACAGCATGCGATAGATTGGACTTCGCTCATCCTGAGCCACGGTCTCTTCGTTATGTTCTAAATATCCCGCTCTGAACCATTGTCTAGCTGCTTCCATCTCTCCTAGCCTGCGGTAAATCATGGCCTTGTAATAGTACATTTCGGATAAAGACACCCGTTTGGAGTCTCCGTAATTCAAATTGGCGGGGTATTGGTCCACACGATCGATCCATTGCCTTGCGAGTTCCAGCTGCCCCTCATTCAGATGCTTCATCGCCATATGAATGACAAAATCGCGATAACAAGGGCCACTCAGCTCCTTGCCTTCCCAGTTCTCGAATTCCTCTTGCTGTAGAATCGCCCAAGCCTTGGATTCATCCCCCATAGCTTTATACGCTTCAACAAGCGCAATTAGAACGAGCGACCGGTTGTCCAATTGCTCCATTCGCTCAATCATTTGCTTGCGCCTGTCAAAATCTTGCCACAGCATATAAATCTGATCCAGCGCAAGAAGACAATCGACATTCGCGCCACCGTTCAGAGCAACATCCTCCGCCATCACTTTTTCGCTTAGCGCCATATCCTGCAGTTGTTCGTAGTAGATCTTGAAGCCAAGGTTGCGAAGCAAGACAGAATATCGGAGACCGCTGTTATAGGCCCGTTCATAAGCATATCGTGCTTCTTCCAGACGGCCAACAGCATAGTAGTAATTCCCGACGAGATAGTCAAGCTTGCCTGAATCATCCAGACTGCGATACCGTTCCGCCATCAACACAAGCTGAGGCTCATTCAGGAAAATATAATCAAGCGATGCAGATAGCACCTTCTCCAGACGTCGTTTCCGCTCCTCCGCAGTTACCGCATCAGTTAGACCGACCTTAATGAAGCTGGTCTTCATCGAAGGCTCTGCGACTAACGCTGCTACTTCGGCTGCATCCTGATGCAGTCCCATCTCCATATAATCAAGCGCGATCGGCAGCAGAATCCGCTCATCACCACAGGTATAGCGTAGAAGCTCCGATCGTACAGCATCATCCTTGCGAATAAGATAACGCGCAACAAGCACATATTCGTTCATCCGAAGCATCGGGCTGTATGGATAGGCATCTTCAGGATCCGAGAGCACACGCTCCGCGGCCTCCAGCATGCCATTATGCCGATACGCAGCAGCCAGCAACGTACGACGATAAGGGTCGCTGCCTTCCAGCAAATATTCGCGGCTTGACTGCACTTCCTTCCAATGACTCATCGAGATATTCAGCTTCGCGAGTTCGATCGCGGATGCCTGCGCGTATTCTGCATCCGCAGCAATATCGAGCAATAGCCGCCTTGCCTTCCTGCGATTACCGAGCATTTTCTCTGCCAGCGCAAGATGGAATCTGGCTTTGCTGTTCCGATTATCGTAATGCAGCACCTGAATGAAATACCCCATGGCTCGTTGTGGCTCTAATCGAGCTAGCAGGAGCTGCCCCAAACGATTAAGCGTCAAAGTACAAGTAGGGTACTTCACGAGATTTGCTTCATATCGCTGGACCGCTTCCGCCCATTGGCCTAATGATTCCTTTAGCTCACCCATCTTGTAGTGCTTCTCCTGATCCTCCGCACTTACAACATTTCGTGAGTCTTCAAACAACGCATGGTCAGGATATTCAAATGTGAATTCATCCCGCTCGCCGAAGCTTAAGATCCGCCTGCCTGCGCAATATAGATCCAATTGGAACGAATCCTCACCGAGGGGTCTGCTAAGGGAGAATGTCATTCGCACATTCTGATCTGGCGTCAAATCCCGAACCGCTTGCTGCTGCTCCCCGCAGCATGTCAACTGAATCAAGCATGCCTCGAGCTTCTCTGTCGCCGCGAATGTAAAAGTTATTCCCGAGGCTGAGGTCTCGAACTGGACAGCGACCTCCTTCTCCGCATAGCGGAACCCGTTCATATCCGAGACAGGATACCAGTATTCCGTCCACGTTAAGGTCTGGTGAGGCCGTAGAAATTTATAGACCA
Proteins encoded:
- a CDS encoding GapA-binding peptide SR1P, producing the protein MPTHGDSLKFGVVLCKQCNEIIDEIDAYKVTVLYSLCDGCEVHEPMEPTAISPMK
- a CDS encoding CAT RNA binding domain-containing protein; amino-acid sequence: MSDRKITQILSHNTVIVSSSAGTKSILFGRGIGYMKKPGMVIDHEEIAEEYLLLPVYHASNVAMKSCV
- a CDS encoding DUF5107 domain-containing protein translates to MATVQERTVQARAEVITLPTYELLREDLNPILDKHLNPYPYTMQNHRNAVRSMKTYDAVILENEYLHLTFLPTLGGRLYRAEDKRTGKEFLYTNKVIKPRMIGTRGAWFSGGMEFNTPISHSPTTMDRVNCLALNHADGSSSVIFGSIEQISYMNWKIEIKLYPGQAYMEQRVYLTNPTPKENRFYFWTNTAVSYNQSVELIYPFDWCLNHIDASYLKWPFYLHHDCRQASEIPYSYETFGKLMNHNFCGIYNHEEQYGVVHYADRKKVKGAKFFSWGNDANAHAWTRSLTDDDSAYIEMQSGLFESQMVYKFLRPHQTLTWTEYWYPVSDMNGFRYAEKEVAVQFETSASGITFTFAATEKLEACLIQLTCCGEQQQAVRDLTPDQNVRMTFSLSRPLGEDSFQLDLYCAGRRILSFGERDEFTFEYPDHALFEDSRNVVSAEDQEKHYKMGELKESLGQWAEAVQRYEANLVKYPTCTLTLNRLGQLLLARLEPQRAMGYFIQVLHYDNRNSKARFHLALAEKMLGNRRKARRLLLDIAADAEYAQASAIELAKLNISMSHWKEVQSSREYLLEGSDPYRRTLLAAAYRHNGMLEAAERVLSDPEDAYPYSPMLRMNEYVLVARYLIRKDDAVRSELLRYTCGDERILLPIALDYMEMGLHQDAAEVAALVAEPSMKTSFIKVGLTDAVTAEERKRRLEKVLSASLDYIFLNEPQLVLMAERYRSLDDSGKLDYLVGNYYYAVGRLEEARYAYERAYNSGLRYSVLLRNLGFKIYYEQLQDMALSEKVMAEDVALNGGANVDCLLALDQIYMLWQDFDRRKQMIERMEQLDNRSLVLIALVEAYKAMGDESKAWAILQQEEFENWEGKELSGPCYRDFVIHMAMKHLNEGQLELARQWIDRVDQYPANLNYGDSKRVSLSEMYYYKAMIYRRLGEMEAARQWFRAGYLEHNEETVAQDERSPIYRMLCLQALQQG